The Anolis carolinensis isolate JA03-04 chromosome 2, rAnoCar3.1.pri, whole genome shotgun sequence genome contains the following window.
agaatccttgacCATTTggaaagctggctagggcttctgggacttGGAGGGCCATAGGATGTGCACCACTGGTCTAGGGTTTAGCTTctatctgttaaaaaaaaaaaaaggggggggggagagccaaGGTGCTGATCTTAGGCATTTGGACATTATCCATATAAGCTGTTCTAGATGTTAAGTTTCCCCCTTTATAACAACTGCCCCCTTTCACCCTGTCAGGTGGGGATGGGCCGCAACAAGTGGCTGTATGCACTTGAAGATGGGATTGTGCGATACACCAAGGAAGTCTATGTGCCACATCCCCGTCGCCAGGAAAGCAAAGACATTATCGTCCAGTTACCTAGAGGAGCTGTACTGTATAAAACATTCATCAATGTAGTCCCCACAGTTGAGGTGGGGAGCTTTAAGTTGGTCAACATGCTGTAAGACTGTCCAGAAGATACCAGCCAAGAACTTGCTCAGAGGAATCTGACCCCCAGCACCCATCAGTTCTGTCCTtctgagtgacttggttgttacCTACTGTAACTTGAGCCATAGCTGAAGTAGTCTCGGCATCTTTACCAGACTGTCAAGAGAGATTTCTGCATTGTAAaggatgtatatttatatatctgaCAACCCcaatgaaataaatgttttctaAAATACAAGGGCAATGCTGCCATAGTTAATGGGCAGGATGTGGTTTGAAGCTTTCTCCAttgatatacagggtgtttgaaaaagaactccctagttttaatataattatacttaaaactagggattttttttttcaaacactctgtattTGCAGAATAGGTATTGGAGGTTACAGTGGAAGGGATAGGTTTAGGGCAGAGCTTGGCAAAGTAACCTTTTTGGACAACAGCTgccagaatccctcagccagcaTGGTCACTGCTTTAGAGTTTCTCCTTAAAAGGGGACTTGCCAGGGCCGCTGTACTTCTCAGCAACAGTTTggagctgcagtctgcatctctGCAGGCATCCAGAATGACTTCTGATCTCCCATACATATAGATCTGGGTGAGGAATGCCCGAGTTCTTTGCATATCTCAGTGCATTATATAAAACAGCAGAGTTGATGTTAACGATGGGCTAAGTAAACTTAACAGTAGGTGCAAGAGAAGTCTAGCAGAAACCCCTCCCATCAATTTACTGTCTCGCCAGAAACCACAGGGTTGAAACTTCGTGGGGGTACATTACAATGGCGTACTCAAAGTGGAAGATATCTAGCACTCTTCAGTAAAAGTGGACTTTTTTGCATTTTAGAGTCTCTGGAGCTGGCATGGTCAACTTTCATAATCCCTTACCGTTGCCTAGCACCAATAAAAATGCAATTCTCCAATATCTAGAGGATAATACAGTCTTTATCTTTATTTCAGAGTGTTGCTGGACTTTACTGTTCCAATAGAAATTCAAATGAAATAAATCACACAAGATGACTTAAATAGCTTGTTTCAACTGTACTCTTGCTATGGCTTTCAAATGTTCACAAATGATACGAGAGCTCTTGTCAAACTCTGGCTATTAGTTATCTCAGTTCTATTATTCTGAAGTTCTTAAATGATGGACAGTCTTCTAAACAGTACAGAAATTCAATACTTCCTGATATAATGTTGCCCTCTAGTGTTTGCTAGTGTTATAATATACTGGTTACAGTATTGCATTTTGATAGCACTCTAAAGGCACGAGATTCCAGTTgatcttagaaactaagcaggatcGGCCCTGGTCagtaattggatgggagactgctaacaATGGTCAGGTGGTGTAAGCTATACTTCAgagcaaggaactggaaaaactacatggtatttcaaaatgatggacccaatttcaaagcagtatatttcacagtGGCAACATggtacaattacacaaaaaggtaCAAACATTTTAATGAATTATCAAGTTATCACATTTTACTAAaaattttgagccagaaacaaatctgaaCAATAACCCCGCAAATGAAGAATATCTCATTGGGCCTTATGTTGCAGGTGGTCATCTTGCAAATGACAGGCCAAGGGCTGGCTATGTGTTGGGAGATGCATCCAGTGGGAACCCTTTGAAACTCTGTTTCCCACCTTCTCAAGTGGTAACagtttcattcatgggtggtTCATGATTGCAGAAATACACTTCAAAttaggtccatctttttgaaatactGTACTCGGCATTTCTAGATATTGCCTTAATAAACCCTGTGacattcatagggttgctgtaagtcataTGTGTCAAACTGAGGGCTTGCAGGCCGAATGCATCCTGCCatctcattttatgtggccctccagatgctgaactACAATCCCTGTATTCTTCATCGTTATATATTAattagaaattatgggagttgtgattcaggaacatctgaaaggctgcagTTTGCTCTGTTTAGTCAGAACTTAATTTAGATggaaggcttgtggatatgatgtctgtcattaaaatgtcctttaatccTTTCTCAAAAGAAGAAGTCTcaaatgctgttgggttgcagttcccattatctCTACTCTGAATGGCAGATAATAAAACATGGGAGTTGCCCTACAATAACATCTTGGCACCCAAACTGTAAAAACCAAAGAGCACCgaacactatgtaaaaaaacCCCTATGTTTGGCTCTCTGTATTCTccgtccatggattcaatggtcctttgaaggcaaccatgagactgatgtggccctcaatgaaaatgcttTTGACACCCCTAAGTCAGCAGGTGAATTGAAGgcatacattacacacacacagagctctaATAATACCCACCAAAGACCAGTCTTTCTGATAATAATCAGGACGTATGGGTGAGAGAGTCTGTATACAATTAAATGTACAAAAAACGCAGAAAGATTGATTTTCATGCTGTTTTTGATAGCTATGGCTAGACCCAACTATTGCATTGAGAGTACTAAATTGTTCCAGCCAAtggtaatttttttctttaaggCAGAGGTGCGCTACTAAGTTTTTGcaccacaactcccacaatcccttacAATTGATCATGCTAGGtgggggtgatgggagttgtaggcaaaaacctAGACTGAAGGACTCTCTATTATAACAAATTGGAGGCAAGCCTCAGTCGTGTGCACTCTCTGGCTACAGCTATTCCTTGCTCTCTTTTATTATCTACAGCAAAGCAATTGGTTGGTACTGCTGTAAAACCTTGGTTAAAGCTCATCCTTCAGAGCAGGAGCTGAAGCTGCAAAATTTTGCTGGTCAAAAGAAAGCCATTTTTAAAGTGGCATCACATAGttcaggaaagggaagggagcTTTACAGCTCAACTGCTGAGATAATGTACCAAAAACTGCCTTCCCTTCTCTTGAACCTCTGTAATGTGACACCTCCACTAATCACAAAAGGATGGAACCCAGATGCAACTTCATAGATCTGTTCCTGAGCTTTGCCGattcaacagaaaggaataaaaaaaatccaataccAAAAAAAAGGTTTTGGTCACTTAACACTGGCACTTCTTTCTTGATCAGATTGTTTAGAATGATGGCATTAGGAACATTTCCAAAGCTTATTAGCCAAATAAAAATCCAAATAATAAAAATCAGATTAAAGCTTAACAAGATTGTCTGAGCTCCAAGTGATAAACAATCAAGGAGAGTAACCAACAATAGGAATGAAGAAAGATAGCTCTTGCCACCTTACTCCCCTCCGGGGGGAAATTCCAAGTCTCTGCTCATCACCCTTTTTCTGATATGGCTTGGCCCTAAACTTCAGATAGTGTGGACTCTGAGATCTGAGATGGTTGCTGCAGAAGCTCCGGATTCTGTCCTCTGCTGATCCATTCATCTTGTTTGACTTCACAAAACTGCCCAGCAGTTGAAAAGATGAAAAAGAAGAATCCCACCACAATGCCTCCAGTGCCTCATTCTGTCTTTTGAAGCACCCATTCCTGCTGTGTTGATTGCTGTCAAGGAGACCAAAAATTCAGTAGGCCATTCTCTCTGTAAGGTTAATACTCTGGAAGTCTGGGCAACGCTTTCTCACACAAAGGGAAGAACTCTTTGGTCAGAAAGTTTAAGTTTCTCTCAAGGTGGAGCATCTCAGTAGCTTTTTTCAGTATTTGACCAGGTACTGAAATGAAATTCCTGCAATGGTCCTATGCATCTTATAAGTTCCTATGGCAAAAATGTTCCCCTGAGTTCAATGATTCCAGCCTTCTTTGCTGCACTAAAGGATTCAATGCATCTCTAGACCTTCCTGGCACAGATTCCTCCAGTCTCGGATACTATCAAaagtaaaaataagaaaaaattccCAGGTCATAGTTTCCACTGTCCAGCCGTCCTCAGGTTCACATCCAAATAGAACAGGAGAGCTTCAAGTGTTCATTCTTGGTGCCGGGGAAATAGTAAGTGGACAATGTGGTAGCTGTAGAGAGAGTTTGGACGAGAAGAAAAAAGGGCGTGGCAGATGGCACTATAGAAATTGTGTCCCAAATTGCCACATCTGTTGAGGGGGCTCAATGTCTAACCTATACTGATGTGTTTCTTTGCATTGTGTATGTGGGTGAAGCTTGAAGCATGTCCGGCAAGCTGTGTCCAGCTGACAACTCTGAACCCATATCCGTTCCTGATAAGGCTGCAGGATACTGCAGGGCCTGCTCATAGGGAGGTGGTAACTgtaagaaaaagaaggaggagcCCATTATATCTCCAAATAAAGCACAGAAACCTCCACCCTACCCTGGCTTATCTAAATATTACTTTTAGCATATGCATCAAATCAGTACCATGTTACTTTATCCTACTAGCCTTCACCAGGTGTCAACTTGGTTACATTGGGATCAGGAGGTCTATGGACTCAAGGTTGAATGTGTGTACAGAGTTTTACACTAATGAGTTGCCCGACACCTCCAAGTCACACAGATGTGCCCAGAATCTGTGATCACTGGTCAAAGCACATGAGCcttctggaagtccaaaacacttagaggacTAGACTTTGGAAATCCGTGTTGCATACATTTTCATTCATCttcaatttaatttaaatatGTTCCTCAGATTTTATTGTATAGGAATTTGGTGTTTTTCTACTTTGTTCTGGGTTTCTTTgttatataatttttaattacATTTAATTATACATTGTCTCACAATCTGAATCAGCACAATGTGCTTTTTTATAAATCAAGTAAGCAGTATATTGGGACAGActagcacaggggtcctcaaactttttaagtggagggccgattcacagtccctaaaactgttggggggccggactaggatgaaataatccaaaattaggattgttgttgttgtatgccttcaagtcatttcagacttaggtcaaccctaagtctaaagtttaggacagaggccgggTCAGTAAActtggggggccgcatccggcccatgggccttagtttgggacgatctcataagaccaaaggtaagcaaagagacctccaaagaccatctagatggtcttataagactatagataaggaaagggatcctcaaagaccatctagatggtctcatatgaccacaggtaatgaaagtgacctccaaaagccatctggatggtctcatatggccatagctaagcaaagacacCTCCAGAGACCAAccagacgatctcataaggctataagtaagcaaagagacctccaaagaccaggtagacttaagtctaagtctaaagtttaggacaggggccagataaatgaccttggagggccgcatctggcccccgggccttagtttggggacccctggactagcaCATTCGTAGACTAGTCAACAACAGAACATGCTACTGATGAACATTTCTAATGCTGTTGAATTACAGTGGAACAATTACCCTGAGCTAAGATGCCTGAATGCCAGGAAGAAAAATACTTCTGGCATGTTATCTGCAGTGGTATTAAAGAAGGAATCTTTGACAGTTGTCACACACAGAAAAGCTATGTGTGTCAAGAACCCTATCTTCGACACCACCATTAATAAGGGGAAGTTCTGTTCTTTTGCCACCTGGTTGCCTTACTACTGAGATGGAATCCAACGGGCCATTGACAGATTCACTTGCACAGCTAAAAGGTATAGACCTGGAAAGAATGTGCACTAAGATTATAGCAAGTGTGAGAAAAAGGCCCTCCCCATCGGGACTACAAATTGCATTAGCACCAGGCAAGTATGAGAGAAGATGGTAGCTATAGTCCAACACCAGAAGTACAATGATCCTGCATTCCTATTCCCTGGACTAAAGGTAACTGTAGGACAGAAGTAAATTTGATGAGCAATTGTAGACAAGAGAACGTTAGCAAATACGAAATCAACATTAGCTGCAGGCCTTATCTGTTTTGTTGTTCATTATGTTTATGGCAGATTAGTGTTTGGACAATGAGCATGGATATGTTCTTTCCCTCTCTTATCAAATGCAGCATTTTGGGGATAACCACTTGCAGAATTACTAGGTAGTATGATCACTGGAAACTTCTTTGGAGTGTAAtgtgttgttatttgccatcacatACTTTGACTTATGATTGAGAGATTCCCATGAGACCTGGCGAGCTTAGGTCTTGCAAGCTCAGGACTATGGTTTCCTTGGTAGAATCAATCCATCTATAAATATCTCATTACAATGCTTTCCCTGCTGCCTTCCATTTATCAAGCATCATTGTATTTTCCAGTGAAGTTGCAGATGCAgttctgtacacacacacaatatttctAAGGTCTGCCACTCAAAGCAGTTGACCTCTGTGTCACTCTCTGTGCTTCGGGTCATGCAAAGATAGGACCGATTCCCATCTGAAGAAAGAACCTACTGTGTTATACCCTGTTCTACCTAAGGGATAAGGGTATAGATTGTCTTTCCTGGCAAATGATGAGATCACAACCATTCTTATTTGACTGCCAGCCTCTCAGGCTTCCCTCAGAACCAGAGTCCAAGACAAATCCCAGAATTGGGAAGAGACGATATGCTTGGTAGGGTGGAATGAAGGCTCTACAGGACAACTCCTCCATAGCCTTCACCCCATCCTACTAAGCATATTGTCTCTGCCCAATTCTGGGATTTATTTGTCTTGGACTCTAGCTCTGAGGGAAGGCTAATGGGCTGGCAGTCAAATAATGGTTGTGATCTCATAGTTTCCCAGGAAAGACAATCTCTAACTAAGACCCTTAGGTAGAACAGGGTATAACACAATAGGCTCTTTCATCAGATAGGAATGAATAACTATCTACTCAAGAGCAGAAGCATGAGGGCAGAGTGCAAACGCCTAAAGCTAGAAACTCCCAAGTTAAAACATTAATTTCAACACGTACTCCTGGCTTATCCACTTTGGGCTTCCTCTTATCTAAAATTGTGAGGATCAGCTATCTGCAGAAAGCACTCTAAGTACATAATATAAATTGTAAGTGGTGCTAAGGGTGCTGATTGCTGCGGTTATTCATTCATACACAAGGTGTAAGGCTCAAGGTCATTGGAAAAACCAGGAGCAGAATTTGAATCTTTCAGAACTCTCCACCTctgcttaggctggatctacactgccctatatcctaggatctgatcccagattatctgcttatcccaggtcatctggtaatgtagactcatataatccagttcaaagcagataatctgggatcaaatcctgggatatatgtcAATGTAAAAGGGGTCTTAGAGTCCACAACATATTTACAGGTAACGGAATGGGAGAAAGTCTCCACTTAATAAAAGCAGGCAATGCTGGACTCATGGATTGAATCAACAGAAGGCAGCCTCATCTGTTCCAAGTGAGTCAGTGTGGCTTGCTTTCAGCAAAGCGTGCTTTGGCTTGAAGCCTTAGTGTTTCTGAGACCTGGCAACAAATAAGAACAGAACACGAAAGGGGAAGATTGAAATCCCTTTAGATATCCATACTGCTACCTTGTGTTAGTCCTGGCAAGATGAAGACTACCAAGGACGCAAAGATTTGGAGTGACCTGATCTGAAAAGAGATCTGAGAGCAGTGACAGAAGAAACTTACCTGTGCAAGAAAGTGGCCCAATTCTGTGGCAATTAATTCTACATGGTCAGCTGATGTAGTGTTAGATTTGGCACACACTGGGCACAACAAGGTGTGTATGTAAAACATTGACACAGGCAAGCATTTGTCCCATGGCTGCCCTCTTGTCTGTTTGGTCTTCTcccagaagacagaaatgctgcttCTTAAAAGATACAGGATGAATCATTAACTTGAAGGAATGTAAACAAGTGGTTTAGCATTAGAGTCTCTTGGAACACTGTGTTCCTTCCTCCAAGATAGAAAAAAGCCATTGAAAAGATACAACAGAGTCCTGTGGTATCACAGTAGAGTGTTAAACCAAGCTCCACAGATACAGCCCCACAATCAGGAAAACTGTACCCCTTGATAATGGCAGGATGGATTTCCTCGTACCCACTCACAAAGAGGCTTTCTGTAGGTTGCTTACCTCTTGGGAGACTTCAGCCCACAAGCCAAACCTTTCGGCAATCATGTGGTGAATTTCTCGTTGCCGATCCTTCTTTCGCACACTTTCATAGCTTGGTAGCCGTGGCTGCTCCCATGGAGGAAGCTGGTAGCTACTGGGGGGTCCAACACAGAACAGCTCATCACCCTAGAAACATAAGGAAATGAAACAGAAATCATTATTTTACTTAGCTAACTGTACTTTTAAGGAGCCATATGatttgccc
Protein-coding sequences here:
- the LOC103277841 gene encoding uncharacterized protein LOC103277841 isoform X3; this translates as MTQSSETQTHTPTTSVPMDSNVVAIIIATTILVLLLLLYHRDPLCCQFLCSCRFFQNPSQYDCPPPYFSSSQRLVGSQSGAQHLETSTAENPGMQGDELFCVGPPSSYQLPPWEQPRLPSYESVRKKDRQREIHHMIAERFGLWAEVSQELPPPYEQALQYPAALSGTDMGSELSAGHSLPDMLQASPTYTMQRNTSV
- the LOC103277841 gene encoding uncharacterized protein LOC103277841 isoform X2; amino-acid sequence: MTQSSETQTHTPTTSVPMDSNVVAIIIATISSSVFIIAILVLLLLLYHRDPLCCQFLCSCRFFQNPSQYDCPPPYFSSSQRLVGSQSGAQHLETSTAENPGMQGDELFCVGPPSSYQLPPWEQPRLPSYESVRKKDRQREIHHMIAERFGLWAEVSQELPPPYEQALQYPAALSGTDMGSELSAGHSLPDMLQASPTYTMQRNTSV
- the LOC103277841 gene encoding uncharacterized protein LOC103277841 isoform X1 — protein: MTQSSETQTHTPTTSVPMDSNVVAIIIATTVSSSVFIIAILVLLLLLYHRDPLCCQFLCSCRFFQNPSQYDCPPPYFSSSQRLVGSQSGAQHLETSTAENPGMQGDELFCVGPPSSYQLPPWEQPRLPSYESVRKKDRQREIHHMIAERFGLWAEVSQELPPPYEQALQYPAALSGTDMGSELSAGHSLPDMLQASPTYTMQRNTSV